The Rhizobium sp. WSM4643 genome contains the following window.
GCGCCGGCCCTGGTCGCAGCCTATAATTTCCTGATTTCGCCGCTGGTGACATCAGGCATGGCCGAGCCCATTCTGGTGCGCGACCTCTCGCTGATGTGGCGGGCGATCATCGCCCTGACGATCGGCTATTCCTCCTTCATCGCCGAGATCTTCCGGGCCGGTTTCCAGTCGGTCGATATCGGCCAGATCGAGGCGGCCAAGGCCCTCGGTCTCTCACGCTATCGGCGCTTTCGTTCCGTCGTCTTCCCGCAAGCGATCCGGGTGATCTTCCCGCCGCTCTCCAACGATTTCGTCTCGATGGTGAAGGACAGCTCGCTCGTCTCCGTGCTCGGCGTTGCCGACATCACCCAGATGGGCAAGGTCTATGCCGCCGGCTCCTTCCGCTTCTTCGAAACCTATTCGATCGTCACCTATATCTATCTGATCTTGACGATCGGCCTGTCGCTGGCGCTGCGGCGGACGGAGAAATGGATGAAGTCGCGGTAAGCGATCAATACCCGCCGCGCTGCCGAGAGGCCGCAGAGCATCTGCTGATGATTCAAATTGAAGCCGCCGCTAAAAATCGCTATATGGAGGCCATGGAATCCAAGTTCAGATGTATTGGTGCGCATATTTTCGTGCTGCAGGATCATTATCGCCTGCCGGCACGGTTCTTTGCATGCGTCTCCGGCGCGCTCAACAGCCGACTTCGTTGATCGAATGACAGCCGGCGGAGCCTGATCCGCCATTTCTCGATTTTCAAAAGCTTCCAAAAAACGGACTTAACGCCATGAGCGCACCGCGTACCCTCTACGACAAGATCTGGGACGATCATCTGGTCGACGAACAGCCGGACGGCACCTGTCTTCTCTACATCGACCGCCACCTGGTCCACGAAGTCACTTCGCCGCAGGCGTTCGAAGGCCTGCGCATGACCGGCCGCAAGGTTCGCGCGCCGGAAAAGACGCTCGCCGTCGTCGACCATAACGTTCCGACCTCGCCTGATCGCCATCTCGGCATCAAGAACGAGGAAAGCCGCATTCAGGTGGAAGCGCTGGCCACCAATGCCGCCGAATTCGGCGTTGAATATTATTCGGCAAGCGACAAGCGCCAGGGCATCGTCCACATCGTCGGCCCGGAACAGGGCTTCACCCTGCCCGGCATGACCATCGTCTGCGGCGACAGCCA
Protein-coding sequences here:
- a CDS encoding amino acid ABC transporter permease, which encodes MALRPSPDRHVKDDYPWWLVALVTIGIVLAAVIVANDIYAQVFRTVVNGVGVTVFVTLVAFVLATVLGLGICLLGMADSQVLRQIARFYIEIIRGIPILVLLFYVAFVGAPALVAAYNFLISPLVTSGMAEPILVRDLSLMWRAIIALTIGYSSFIAEIFRAGFQSVDIGQIEAAKALGLSRYRRFRSVVFPQAIRVIFPPLSNDFVSMVKDSSLVSVLGVADITQMGKVYAAGSFRFFETYSIVTYIYLILTIGLSLALRRTEKWMKSR